In a single window of the Arthrobacter sp. StoSoilA2 genome:
- a CDS encoding amino acid permease: MARPSLGGQLLRRKPIGQMVNEAGTGESGTPLVRSFGVLQLTMISVGATLGTGILVILGESVPLAGPAIWISFVIAGLAALFSAVSYAEMAGLVPVAGSSYSYSYATMGEGMAWICGWCLVLEYAVSVAAVAVGAGQYVNETLAAFGQVLPDAMSQPPGDGGVVNVPAMVIVVLAMILLVRGARESAWINTAIVIIKVGILIFFCAVAFTAFNAGNFEPLMPMGAAGVSAAASSVFFSYIGFDAASTAGEEARNPKRDLPRAIMLSMVIVTSIYVLVSVAAIGARPWGWFDGTEAALVQILHEITGQPWIALVFSAGAVLAIASIVLTVLYGQTRILLSMSRDGMVPKVFGRVSRRTGTPVAGTLIVGTAVALTAGLVPLGALADATSIGTLFAFALVNVAVIYLRRNRPDLDRSFRVPLYPITPILGTLMCAFLMLNLGADTWITFGVWMLVGIAIYFGYGRRNSKVAALSEQDYRELTTRAASPEPVKAAN; encoded by the coding sequence ATGGCCAGGCCCAGCCTCGGTGGCCAACTCCTGCGCCGCAAGCCGATCGGGCAGATGGTCAACGAGGCCGGAACCGGCGAAAGCGGCACGCCGCTGGTGCGCAGCTTCGGGGTCCTGCAGCTGACCATGATCAGCGTCGGTGCAACACTGGGCACCGGCATCCTGGTGATCCTTGGCGAGTCCGTGCCGCTGGCCGGCCCGGCCATCTGGATCTCCTTCGTGATCGCTGGTTTGGCTGCGCTCTTCTCCGCAGTGTCCTACGCCGAAATGGCAGGGCTCGTCCCGGTGGCAGGCTCCAGCTACTCCTACTCCTACGCCACGATGGGTGAGGGCATGGCGTGGATCTGCGGTTGGTGCCTGGTACTGGAATACGCGGTGTCCGTGGCCGCTGTTGCGGTAGGTGCGGGACAGTACGTCAATGAGACACTGGCGGCGTTTGGGCAGGTCCTGCCTGATGCCATGAGCCAGCCGCCGGGCGATGGCGGGGTGGTGAATGTTCCCGCCATGGTGATCGTGGTTCTTGCCATGATCCTGCTGGTCCGGGGCGCCCGTGAAAGTGCCTGGATCAACACGGCGATCGTCATCATCAAAGTAGGCATCCTGATCTTCTTCTGCGCCGTCGCTTTCACCGCTTTCAATGCCGGAAACTTCGAGCCCCTCATGCCGATGGGTGCAGCCGGTGTCTCTGCCGCAGCATCAAGCGTCTTCTTCTCCTACATCGGATTCGACGCCGCCTCCACCGCCGGCGAGGAAGCCAGGAACCCCAAGCGGGACCTGCCACGTGCCATCATGCTCTCCATGGTGATTGTCACCAGCATCTACGTCCTGGTGTCCGTAGCCGCGATCGGTGCCCGTCCGTGGGGCTGGTTCGATGGCACGGAAGCTGCCCTGGTCCAGATCCTGCACGAGATCACCGGCCAGCCGTGGATCGCTTTGGTCTTCTCTGCCGGTGCAGTGCTTGCCATCGCCAGCATCGTGCTGACAGTCCTCTACGGCCAGACCCGCATCCTGCTCTCAATGTCCCGCGATGGCATGGTGCCCAAAGTCTTCGGCCGCGTCTCCCGCCGCACCGGAACACCAGTCGCCGGGACCCTGATAGTGGGAACCGCCGTCGCACTCACCGCTGGCTTGGTCCCGCTGGGTGCCCTGGCCGATGCAACCAGCATCGGCACGCTGTTCGCCTTCGCACTGGTCAATGTCGCCGTGATCTATCTCCGGCGCAACCGCCCGGACCTTGACCGGAGCTTCCGGGTCCCGCTGTACCCGATCACCCCAATCCTGGGCACGCTGATGTGTGCCTTCCTGATGCTCAACCTCGGCGCAGACACCTGGATCACGTTCGGTGTTTGGATGCTGGTGGGCATCGCCATCTACTTCGGCTATGGACGCCGGAACTCCAAGGTAGCCGCGCTCAGCGAACAGGACTACCGTGAACTGACCACCAGGGCCGCGAGCCCGGAACCTGTGAAAGCCGCAAACTGA
- a CDS encoding NAD(P)/FAD-dependent oxidoreductase has translation MTIATELPTADVAASAAEAGEAPITMLNPDFPFSYDHYLAHPDGLGSIPEELYGTEVAVIGAGLSGLVTAYELMKLGLKPVIYEADQIGGRLRTASFPSAPGVVADLGGMRFPVSGKAFYHYVDLLGLETQDFPNPMAPATSSTVIELAGKKHYATTADELPEFFQEVADAWKAAVNDGAAFAEMQEAIKARDTKRIKELWNALLPELDEQTFYGFIAASKSFKEAGFAHREAFGQVGFGTGGWDTDFPNSILEILRVVYTDADDQHRLISGGAQRLPEALWNHAPSDLKYWPAGTSLSSLHSGSPRGAVDNIRRADNGDLVVRENWGREATYQAVVTTCQSWLLSTRIHTEEALFPAELWTAIERSHYMQSSKTFVMVDRPFWKDIDPETGREVLSMTLTDRLNRATYLLDDGPDKPAVILLSYTWNDDALKWLALTAEERVKLMLHSLEQIYPGVDIASHIVGQPITVSWEADPNFMGAFKANLPGHYRYQQRLFTHFKQDQLPESQRGIFLAGDDVSFTAGWAEGAVTTGLNAVWGVVNHLGGSSVAGNPGPGDLLDEFGPISLD, from the coding sequence ATGACCATCGCTACCGAACTTCCCACAGCCGACGTTGCCGCTTCCGCGGCGGAGGCAGGCGAAGCCCCCATCACCATGCTGAACCCGGACTTCCCGTTCAGCTATGACCATTACCTGGCACACCCGGACGGACTCGGAAGCATTCCCGAGGAGCTCTATGGCACGGAAGTAGCCGTCATCGGCGCCGGCCTGTCAGGGCTGGTCACCGCCTATGAGCTCATGAAACTTGGCCTCAAGCCCGTGATCTACGAGGCCGACCAGATCGGAGGCCGTCTTCGCACGGCAAGCTTCCCCTCTGCGCCCGGCGTCGTAGCCGATCTTGGTGGCATGCGTTTCCCGGTCTCCGGCAAAGCCTTCTACCACTACGTGGACCTTCTTGGCCTGGAAACACAGGACTTCCCCAACCCGATGGCCCCGGCGACGTCCAGCACTGTGATCGAACTTGCGGGCAAAAAGCACTACGCCACCACAGCAGATGAGCTGCCGGAATTTTTCCAGGAAGTGGCCGATGCCTGGAAGGCCGCAGTCAACGATGGCGCTGCCTTCGCTGAAATGCAGGAAGCCATCAAGGCCCGCGATACCAAGCGGATCAAGGAACTCTGGAACGCACTCCTGCCCGAACTGGACGAGCAGACGTTCTACGGATTCATCGCAGCCAGCAAGTCCTTCAAGGAAGCCGGCTTCGCCCACCGCGAAGCGTTCGGCCAGGTGGGCTTCGGAACCGGCGGTTGGGACACCGATTTCCCCAACTCCATCCTGGAGATCCTCCGCGTTGTCTACACCGACGCAGACGACCAGCACCGGCTCATTTCGGGAGGAGCGCAAAGGCTCCCCGAGGCACTGTGGAACCACGCGCCGTCGGACCTTAAATACTGGCCGGCCGGCACGTCACTGTCGTCGCTGCACTCCGGCTCCCCGCGTGGAGCGGTGGACAACATCCGCCGGGCAGACAACGGTGACCTGGTGGTCCGCGAAAACTGGGGACGCGAAGCCACTTACCAGGCGGTGGTAACCACTTGCCAGTCGTGGTTGCTATCCACGCGCATCCACACCGAGGAGGCTTTGTTCCCGGCCGAGCTGTGGACGGCGATCGAGCGCTCGCACTACATGCAGTCGTCAAAGACATTCGTGATGGTGGACAGGCCCTTCTGGAAGGACATCGATCCCGAAACCGGACGCGAAGTCCTGTCCATGACACTCACCGACCGCCTCAACCGGGCTACATACTTGCTCGACGACGGCCCTGACAAGCCCGCTGTCATCCTCCTGTCCTACACATGGAACGATGACGCGCTGAAATGGCTTGCGCTCACTGCCGAAGAGCGCGTCAAGCTCATGCTGCATTCGTTGGAGCAGATCTACCCCGGCGTGGACATCGCCAGCCACATCGTGGGGCAGCCGATCACTGTCTCCTGGGAAGCGGACCCCAACTTCATGGGGGCCTTCAAAGCCAACCTGCCGGGCCATTACCGGTACCAGCAGCGGCTCTTCACCCACTTCAAGCAGGATCAGCTGCCGGAGAGCCAGCGCGGAATCTTCCTTGCCGGTGACGATGTCTCCTTCACCGCAGGCTGGGCCGAGGGCGCCGTGACCACCGGCCTCAACGCCGTGTGGGGTGTGGTGAACCATCTGGGCGGATCGTCCGTTGCCGGTAACCCGGGCCCGGGCGACCTGCTGGACGAGTTCGGTCCCATCAGCCTGGACTGA
- a CDS encoding gamma carbonic anhydrase family protein, whose amino-acid sequence MAPSYTFAGDTPVIHESAFVAPTASIIGKATLAEDSSAFYGVSVRADTAAISVGAGSNLQDNVVLHADPGFPCTVGERVSVGHSAVVHGCTVEDDCLIGMSATILNGAVIGTGSLIAAGAVVLEGTVIPPRSLVAGVPAKVRRELTDEEFEGVKHNAAHYKDLAAAHREMHA is encoded by the coding sequence ATGGCTCCCTCTTACACTTTCGCCGGGGACACCCCGGTCATCCATGAATCCGCCTTCGTGGCACCCACCGCATCGATCATCGGCAAGGCCACGCTGGCCGAGGACTCCAGCGCCTTTTATGGTGTGTCCGTGCGCGCAGATACGGCCGCGATCAGCGTCGGTGCCGGATCGAACCTGCAGGACAACGTGGTCCTGCACGCCGATCCCGGTTTCCCCTGCACGGTTGGCGAGCGCGTCTCCGTCGGGCACAGCGCAGTGGTCCACGGCTGCACTGTGGAGGACGACTGCCTCATCGGCATGAGTGCCACCATCCTGAACGGCGCAGTGATTGGCACGGGTTCGCTCATTGCAGCCGGCGCCGTGGTCCTGGAAGGCACAGTCATCCCGCCGCGATCACTCGTGGCCGGGGTTCCCGCCAAGGTACGCCGCGAATTGACCGACGAAGAGTTTGAGGGCGTCAAGCACAACGCCGCCCATTACAAGGATCTCGCTGCGGCGCACCGGGAAATGCACGCTTAG
- a CDS encoding class I SAM-dependent methyltransferase yields the protein MHGVPEADHEADLAVFYDRQAPVRNTRALTPHRVECREWFTRLLKEEHRHSVFELGCGTGVEGLEFVRAGLHYTGVDLSPESVHVARSHGLEVTVASGRQLPFPDSVFSAVWTMSTLLHVPNSRIHDVVSELVRVSAAGAPIAVGLWSGEDVEVLNPEDLEEPRRFFSRRSDDTVRRIFGEHGSIEHFRTWPEGIGVESGPGAGNWTQHYQFLVLRTPSPN from the coding sequence ATGCATGGCGTCCCCGAAGCTGACCACGAAGCTGACCTCGCAGTTTTCTACGACCGCCAGGCACCCGTCCGGAACACCCGCGCCCTCACCCCTCACCGGGTCGAGTGCCGGGAATGGTTCACCCGCCTCCTGAAGGAGGAACACCGGCACTCCGTGTTCGAGCTGGGCTGCGGCACGGGTGTGGAAGGGTTGGAGTTCGTCCGTGCAGGCCTGCACTACACAGGCGTGGACCTCTCACCGGAGAGCGTTCATGTGGCCCGCTCCCACGGGCTCGAAGTTACTGTCGCCAGTGGCCGCCAGTTGCCGTTCCCCGATTCGGTTTTCTCCGCCGTTTGGACCATGAGCACCCTCCTGCATGTCCCCAACAGCAGGATTCACGACGTCGTCAGCGAACTTGTGCGGGTCAGCGCGGCTGGCGCGCCGATCGCCGTCGGGCTTTGGTCCGGTGAGGATGTGGAGGTCCTCAACCCGGAGGACCTCGAAGAACCCCGCCGTTTCTTCAGCCGCCGCAGCGACGACACCGTGCGCCGGATCTTCGGAGAGCACGGCTCGATTGAGCATTTCAGGACTTGGCCGGAGGGCATCGGTGTCGAGTCCGGGCCGGGAGCGGGCAACTGGACGCAGCACTACCAATTCCTGGTCCTGCGCACCCCCTCCCCCAACTAG
- the purU gene encoding formyltetrahydrofolate deformylase, with the protein MTESALPAAFVVTLSCPDRPGIVHAVAGALLEAGCNIADSQQYGSPSTGNFFMRVEATTSSSQDELAAALRPVAESFGMTWQINPVGRKVRTIILCSKDAHCLNDLLFQQRTGTLPIDVPAIVSNHRDLEELAQFYGIPFHHIPVTPETKPQAEAELLKLIAEHDVELTVLARYMQVLSNELCTELNGKAINIHHSFLPSFKGAKPYHQAHARGVKIIGATAHYVTADLDEGPIIEQEVIRVDHARTAAQFVQMGRDVEGRTLAQAVQWHAEHRVLLDGTRTVVFN; encoded by the coding sequence GTGACTGAATCCGCCTTGCCTGCTGCTTTTGTTGTAACACTCTCCTGCCCCGACCGCCCCGGCATCGTCCACGCGGTAGCTGGAGCCTTGCTTGAGGCGGGTTGCAACATCGCCGATTCCCAGCAGTACGGAAGCCCCAGCACCGGCAACTTCTTCATGCGCGTGGAGGCTACGACGTCGTCCTCCCAGGACGAGCTGGCCGCCGCACTGCGGCCGGTCGCTGAGTCCTTTGGCATGACCTGGCAGATCAACCCGGTAGGCCGGAAGGTCCGCACCATCATCCTGTGTTCCAAGGATGCGCACTGCCTGAACGATCTCCTGTTCCAGCAGCGCACCGGAACGCTGCCTATCGATGTTCCGGCGATTGTTTCAAACCATCGCGACCTTGAAGAGCTGGCCCAGTTCTACGGGATCCCGTTCCACCACATTCCGGTGACGCCTGAGACCAAGCCGCAGGCCGAGGCCGAACTCCTGAAACTGATTGCGGAGCACGATGTCGAACTCACAGTCCTGGCGCGTTACATGCAGGTCCTTTCCAACGAGCTCTGCACGGAATTGAACGGCAAGGCAATCAACATCCACCACTCGTTCCTGCCTTCCTTCAAGGGGGCCAAGCCCTACCACCAGGCCCACGCCCGCGGTGTGAAGATCATCGGCGCGACGGCCCACTACGTGACGGCGGACCTCGATGAGGGGCCGATCATCGAGCAGGAAGTCATCCGTGTGGACCACGCCCGCACTGCCGCCCAGTTCGTCCAGATGGGCCGCGACGTGGAGGGGCGCACCCTGGCCCAGGCAGTCCAGTGGCACGCTGAACACCGCGTGCTTTTGGATGGCACCCGGACCGTGGTGTTCAACTAG
- the glyA gene encoding serine hydroxymethyltransferase — translation MPTTTTSASVSNQSLAELDPEIAAVLDQELGRQRGTLEMIASENFAPRAVMEAQGSVLTNKYAEGYPGRRYYGGCEYVDVAEQLAIDRVKELFGAEYANVQPHSGAQANAAALSAMITPGDKILGLSLAHGGHLTHGMKLNFSGKLYNVAAYQVEEDSFRIDMDKLREQAIAEKPQVIIAGWSAYPRHLDFAAFRSIADEVGALLWTDMAHFAGLVAAGLHPSPVPHSDVVTSTVHKTLAGPRSGVILAKQEWAKKLNSNVFPGQQGGPLMHVIAAKAVAFKIAGSEEFKERQERVLEGARIIADRLNQSDVAEAGVSVLTGGTDVHLVLVDLRNSQLDGQQAEDLLHSVGITVNRNAVPFDPRPPMVTSGLRIGTPALATRGFGATEFTEVAEIIATALKAGSATDVEALQARVDKLAADFPLYPQHEQW, via the coding sequence GTGCCTACCACCACCACTTCCGCGTCTGTCAGCAACCAGTCGCTCGCTGAGCTCGATCCCGAGATCGCAGCAGTCCTCGACCAGGAACTCGGCCGCCAGCGCGGCACCCTGGAAATGATCGCCTCCGAAAACTTCGCCCCCCGCGCCGTCATGGAAGCGCAGGGCTCCGTCCTGACCAACAAGTACGCCGAGGGTTACCCGGGCCGCCGCTACTACGGCGGCTGTGAATACGTCGACGTCGCGGAGCAGCTGGCGATCGACCGCGTCAAGGAACTGTTCGGTGCCGAGTACGCCAACGTCCAACCGCACTCCGGTGCACAGGCAAACGCTGCGGCGCTGTCCGCCATGATTACCCCGGGCGACAAGATCCTGGGCCTGTCCCTGGCACACGGTGGCCACCTGACCCACGGCATGAAGCTGAACTTCTCCGGCAAGCTCTACAACGTAGCTGCTTACCAGGTTGAAGAAGACAGCTTCCGCATCGACATGGACAAGCTGCGCGAGCAGGCCATCGCCGAGAAGCCGCAGGTCATCATCGCCGGCTGGTCCGCTTACCCGCGCCACCTCGACTTCGCCGCCTTCCGCTCCATTGCCGACGAAGTTGGCGCACTCCTGTGGACGGACATGGCACACTTCGCCGGACTGGTTGCAGCAGGCCTGCACCCGAGCCCGGTCCCGCACTCCGACGTCGTCACCTCCACTGTGCACAAGACGCTCGCAGGTCCGCGTTCCGGTGTGATCCTGGCCAAGCAGGAGTGGGCCAAGAAGCTGAACTCCAACGTCTTCCCGGGCCAGCAGGGTGGCCCGCTCATGCACGTCATCGCCGCCAAGGCTGTTGCCTTCAAGATCGCCGGCAGCGAAGAATTCAAGGAGCGCCAGGAGCGTGTCCTCGAGGGTGCCAGGATCATCGCTGACCGCCTGAACCAGTCCGACGTCGCCGAAGCCGGCGTCTCGGTCCTCACCGGCGGAACCGACGTCCACCTGGTCCTGGTTGACCTGCGTAACTCGCAGCTGGACGGCCAGCAGGCCGAAGACCTCCTGCACTCCGTGGGCATCACCGTGAACCGCAACGCTGTTCCGTTCGACCCCCGCCCGCCGATGGTCACCTCCGGCCTCCGCATCGGTACGCCTGCACTGGCTACCCGCGGATTCGGTGCCACCGAGTTCACCGAGGTCGCCGAGATCATCGCCACGGCACTGAAGGCCGGCTCCGCAACGGACGTCGAAGCCCTCCAGGCACGCGTCGACAAGCTGGCTGCCGACTTCCCGCTGTACCCGCAGCACGAGCAGTGGTAA
- a CDS encoding bifunctional methylenetetrahydrofolate dehydrogenase/methenyltetrahydrofolate cyclohydrolase has product MTQSTAQILDGKATAAAIKAELTERVSVLAAKGIVPGLGTILVGSDPGSTWYVGGKHKDCAEVGIQSIRRDLPEDITQEDLLKVVRELNENPECTGYIVQLPLPKHIDQDVILEAMDPNKDADGLHPMNLGRLVANVSGEMKSPLPCTPKGCVELMRRHGIDLNGKRVLVVGRGVTIGRPIGLLLTRREVNATVILAHTGTVDLPAELKQADVVIAAAGVPHMIKAEDLKPGAIVLDVGVSRVEDANGKAVVTGDVDPAAADVAAWLSPNPGGVGPMTRAMLLANVVESAERAAGIA; this is encoded by the coding sequence ATGACACAGTCCACAGCACAGATCCTTGACGGCAAGGCCACCGCCGCAGCCATCAAGGCCGAACTGACCGAACGCGTTTCCGTCCTCGCAGCAAAAGGCATCGTCCCGGGCCTGGGCACCATCCTGGTGGGTTCGGACCCGGGCAGCACCTGGTACGTCGGCGGCAAGCACAAGGACTGCGCCGAGGTGGGCATCCAGTCCATCCGCCGTGACCTGCCCGAGGACATCACCCAGGAAGACCTCCTGAAGGTTGTCCGCGAACTCAACGAAAACCCGGAATGCACGGGCTACATCGTTCAGTTGCCGCTGCCCAAGCACATTGACCAGGACGTCATCCTGGAGGCCATGGATCCGAACAAGGACGCCGATGGCCTGCACCCCATGAACCTTGGCCGCCTGGTGGCCAACGTCAGTGGCGAAATGAAGTCCCCGCTTCCTTGCACACCCAAGGGCTGCGTGGAACTGATGCGCCGGCACGGAATTGATCTCAACGGCAAGCGCGTCCTGGTAGTGGGCCGCGGTGTCACTATCGGCCGCCCCATTGGCCTCCTGCTCACCCGCAGGGAAGTCAACGCCACGGTCATCCTGGCGCACACGGGAACCGTTGACCTGCCTGCGGAACTCAAGCAGGCCGACGTCGTGATTGCCGCTGCAGGCGTGCCGCACATGATCAAGGCTGAAGACCTCAAGCCGGGCGCAATAGTGCTCGACGTCGGCGTCAGCCGCGTGGAGGACGCCAACGGCAAGGCTGTGGTCACCGGAGACGTGGACCCCGCAGCTGCCGATGTCGCCGCCTGGTTGTCCCCGAACCCGGGCGGCGTGGGTCCGATGACCCGCGCCATGCTGCTCGCCAACGTTGTGGAGAGCGCCGAGCGCGCAGCTGGCATCGCCTGA
- a CDS encoding histidine kinase — protein MQPRFPGGRRFAGPPTSFIVITVALIQVAGTLFSASHQDAPRPLDALAILLLLAGPAGLAFRRRAPAVMLPVALVATGAYVGLGYAWGPIPLSLALAIVLTSSAGLRWQAWVGAGIAAAAVVFATALGGDPNWPLRASAGVAWAAILVLIGQGFRRRRERFAEYRRRREAARKAERDEYRLTLARDIHDVVAHSLSMINVQASVALHVGSDDPQKLRPALEAIKAASKESLTEVRQLLGVLREDVPLAPAARPTLARIPELVKNAELGGLQMHFEDHSNHELVGPAQQEAAYRIIQEALTNVGRHSGAQSAVVSLTSGEGLLTVRIDDDGAGMGRALPGNGLTGMRERAVGLGGTLTLHELRPGLRVEALLPITEQAEGNRP, from the coding sequence ATGCAACCCCGTTTCCCTGGTGGCCGCCGTTTTGCGGGCCCACCCACGAGCTTCATCGTCATCACGGTGGCGCTCATCCAGGTGGCGGGGACGCTTTTTTCCGCGAGCCATCAGGACGCCCCACGGCCGTTGGACGCGCTAGCGATCCTGTTGCTGCTGGCCGGGCCCGCTGGACTGGCGTTCCGGAGGCGGGCGCCTGCGGTTATGCTTCCCGTCGCCCTGGTGGCCACGGGTGCCTATGTTGGCCTTGGCTATGCCTGGGGTCCGATTCCGCTCTCGCTGGCGTTGGCCATAGTTCTGACGTCGTCGGCGGGTTTGCGGTGGCAGGCGTGGGTGGGGGCCGGAATCGCCGCTGCCGCGGTCGTGTTCGCGACCGCACTCGGCGGCGATCCCAACTGGCCCCTCCGTGCTTCAGCCGGCGTGGCATGGGCCGCCATTCTGGTGCTGATAGGACAGGGATTCCGACGCCGGCGCGAGCGGTTCGCGGAATACCGACGTCGCCGGGAGGCCGCCCGGAAGGCCGAACGCGATGAGTACCGGCTCACCCTCGCCCGCGATATCCATGATGTCGTGGCTCATTCGTTGTCCATGATCAACGTGCAGGCATCCGTGGCGTTGCACGTGGGCTCGGATGATCCCCAGAAGCTTCGGCCTGCACTGGAAGCCATCAAAGCAGCCAGCAAGGAATCCCTCACGGAAGTCCGGCAACTCCTGGGCGTGTTGCGGGAGGACGTGCCGCTTGCCCCTGCGGCCCGCCCTACGCTTGCCAGGATCCCCGAACTTGTGAAGAACGCGGAGCTGGGTGGCTTGCAGATGCACTTTGAGGACCACTCGAACCATGAGCTCGTCGGCCCGGCGCAGCAGGAAGCGGCGTACCGGATCATCCAGGAAGCCCTGACCAACGTCGGCAGGCACTCAGGTGCCCAATCCGCCGTCGTGAGCCTCACCAGCGGTGAGGGGCTGCTGACTGTCCGGATAGACGACGACGGCGCGGGCATGGGCCGGGCGCTCCCCGGCAACGGCCTCACGGGGATGCGCGAGAGGGCGGTCGGCTTGGGCGGGACGCTCACGCTACACGAACTCCGGCCCGGGCTCCGCGTAGAGGCGCTGTTGCCCATAACAGAGCAGGCAGAAGGAAACCGCCCATGA
- a CDS encoding response regulator transcription factor → MIRILLADDQTLIRAGFRALLDAEPDMEVVAEAGTGREAVRLAARDKPDVILMDIRMPDDDGLTATRRILSDPTLSGTRIIILTTFELDEYIAEAVRAGAAGFLVKDTEPAELIRAVRVVHDGDALLSPSVTRRIMAQMASQSRAAGKVIPLEQVTEREREVLALVGEGLNNAEIAERLFITPLTAKTHVSRIMTKLMVRDRSQLVVLAYESGLVRPGWSS, encoded by the coding sequence ATGATCCGCATCCTCCTCGCCGACGACCAAACCCTTATCCGGGCAGGCTTCCGTGCCCTCCTGGACGCTGAACCGGACATGGAAGTGGTGGCCGAGGCCGGCACCGGCAGGGAGGCAGTGAGACTGGCGGCGCGCGACAAACCGGACGTCATCCTCATGGACATCCGGATGCCGGACGACGACGGCCTCACCGCCACCCGCAGGATTCTCTCGGACCCAACCCTGTCCGGCACACGCATCATCATCCTGACAACCTTCGAGCTCGACGAGTACATCGCCGAGGCCGTCCGCGCGGGCGCAGCCGGCTTCCTGGTGAAGGACACCGAACCCGCAGAGCTCATCCGAGCCGTCCGGGTCGTCCACGACGGCGATGCGCTCCTTTCGCCCTCGGTCACCCGGCGGATCATGGCACAGATGGCATCGCAGAGTCGGGCGGCAGGAAAAGTCATTCCCCTTGAGCAGGTGACGGAACGCGAACGCGAAGTTCTGGCCTTGGTGGGGGAGGGCCTGAACAATGCAGAGATCGCCGAACGCCTGTTCATCACCCCGCTGACCGCGAAGACCCACGTTTCGCGCATCATGACCAAGCTGATGGTGAGGGACCGCTCGCAACTGGTGGTGCTCGCTTACGAATCGGGCCTGGTCCGGCCAGGATGGAGCAGCTGA
- a CDS encoding SHOCT domain-containing protein, with translation MFTALASIVGETTTGALAQLPATVVAHGPWGDGTYWPFFLLFPLFWILVIFLFIFVGRRAWRRNHHWVATQGAEGVLRERYARGEIDETEFRQRLEVLRSQPPS, from the coding sequence ATGTTCACCGCATTGGCTTCAATCGTCGGGGAGACCACCACGGGAGCGCTGGCACAGTTGCCGGCCACCGTCGTCGCGCATGGTCCCTGGGGAGACGGTACGTACTGGCCGTTCTTCCTGCTGTTCCCGCTGTTCTGGATCCTCGTGATCTTCCTGTTCATTTTCGTCGGCCGGAGGGCTTGGCGCCGCAACCATCACTGGGTAGCTACCCAGGGTGCCGAGGGCGTGCTGCGCGAACGCTATGCACGGGGCGAAATTGATGAGACCGAGTTCAGGCAGCGGCTGGAGGTATTGCGCTCGCAGCCACCGTCCTGA
- a CDS encoding ABC transporter ATP-binding protein → MNPPTVISARNLTKTYGELTAVDNISFDVPAGESFGLLGPNGAGKSTTMKMIGGVSQRTSGTLNIMGLDPESHGPEVRAHLGVVPQQDNLDEELKVRENLIVYGRYFGLPLSYLRPKADELLEFAQLTDKANSKVDALSGGMKRRLTIARSLINEPRILLLDEPTTGLDPQARHILWDRLFRLKENGVTLILTTHYMDEAEQLCDRLIVVDKGKIMAEGSPASLIREHSSREVLELRFGSERNSRIGVELQGIGERLETLPDRVLIYAHDGEAALEQVSARGLRPMTSLVRRSSLEDVFLRLTGRSLVD, encoded by the coding sequence ATGAACCCACCCACCGTCATCAGCGCGCGGAACCTCACCAAAACCTATGGCGAGCTCACAGCCGTGGACAACATCTCCTTCGATGTTCCGGCGGGAGAGTCCTTCGGGCTGCTCGGCCCCAACGGCGCGGGCAAATCCACCACCATGAAAATGATCGGCGGAGTCTCGCAGCGCACTTCGGGAACGCTGAACATCATGGGCCTGGACCCGGAATCCCATGGCCCCGAAGTCAGGGCACACCTGGGCGTCGTTCCGCAGCAGGACAACCTTGACGAAGAACTGAAGGTTCGCGAGAACCTGATCGTCTACGGCCGTTACTTCGGCCTGCCGCTGAGCTACCTGCGGCCCAAAGCGGACGAGCTCCTGGAATTCGCGCAGCTCACGGACAAGGCCAACTCCAAAGTGGATGCGCTGTCCGGTGGCATGAAACGGCGGCTCACCATCGCGCGGTCGCTCATCAACGAACCCCGTATCCTCCTCCTGGACGAGCCCACCACGGGCCTTGACCCGCAAGCCCGGCACATCCTCTGGGACCGCCTGTTCCGGCTGAAGGAAAACGGCGTCACACTGATCCTGACCACCCACTACATGGACGAGGCAGAGCAACTCTGCGACCGCCTGATCGTGGTGGACAAGGGCAAGATCATGGCCGAGGGATCGCCGGCCAGCTTGATCCGCGAGCACTCCTCCCGCGAAGTACTTGAATTGAGGTTCGGATCCGAGCGGAACTCGCGTATCGGCGTCGAACTTCAGGGCATCGGCGAGCGGCTCGAGACACTTCCTGACCGGGTGCTCATCTACGCGCATGACGGCGAGGCCGCGCTGGAGCAGGTTTCGGCGCGGGGGCTGCGTCCGATGACGTCCCTGGTGCGCCGTTCCTCCCTGGAGGACGTGTTCCTCCGGCTCACGGGCAGGAGCCTCGTTGATTAA